The following proteins are co-located in the bacterium genome:
- a CDS encoding DUF1298 domain-containing protein — protein MHRASALDQLFVNLETVTTRQTIAIVNFLTEAPDVEVLNYAVDDLLKVLPRLGESYQDKSWTAQSSNRDFLEIIKCLPGETTEQRLEERFSRGLDVRDQPWKVVLILPSKIQPGQIQPSQIQLGQILSGQATTNNQPVLLNLYHHAFVDGLGCRKILEALCKLTTGKIDSKRILSERKLQPIEQDGSHEAKLYNKIYSQKRSVLRWLAELFKAPATSVFNGQNSNQRKVIFRDFDLQRLQPLKKHYACSMNDLLVAMLARACGLLHQQTGTKLPEIRFLVPFSSRAASEQYALGNRLSGVAVPIKLDTLEIPALISKVSREISDLMQSGAQGAYFVVGEMVSRIPSLRFQRFLCELQARRTHFICTNVPISAASPLYLGNTTVSATYGLPALMRGQGIAVGLITYNHKLGLSIVYDPAITSQAETLAEIFLAELEKLAITFIQLDSAGIQPLQRLSAT, from the coding sequence ATGCATCGAGCATCCGCCCTAGATCAACTTTTCGTAAACTTAGAAACCGTTACCACTCGCCAAACGATCGCGATCGTTAATTTTCTAACTGAAGCTCCAGACGTTGAGGTATTAAATTACGCCGTTGACGATCTTTTAAAAGTACTGCCCCGACTTGGGGAGTCCTATCAGGATAAATCTTGGACGGCACAAAGTAGCAACCGAGATTTTTTAGAAATTATCAAATGTCTTCCTGGCGAGACCACAGAGCAGCGTCTGGAAGAACGCTTCTCTCGGGGGTTAGATGTTCGAGACCAACCCTGGAAAGTAGTGTTAATTCTACCTAGTAAGATTCAGCCCGGCCAGATTCAGCCCAGCCAGATTCAGCTGGGCCAGATTCTATCCGGCCAAGCTACGACTAATAATCAACCAGTGCTCTTGAACTTATATCACCATGCTTTCGTCGATGGTTTAGGATGCCGAAAAATTCTTGAAGCTTTATGTAAGCTCACAACTGGGAAAATTGATTCAAAACGAATTCTTTCTGAGCGTAAACTTCAGCCGATAGAACAAGACGGAAGCCATGAAGCTAAATTGTACAACAAAATCTATAGTCAGAAGCGCAGCGTCCTTAGATGGCTGGCGGAATTATTTAAAGCCCCGGCAACTTCCGTCTTTAATGGTCAGAATTCTAATCAACGTAAAGTTATTTTTCGCGATTTTGATTTGCAGCGCTTGCAGCCTTTAAAGAAACACTATGCTTGTTCGATGAATGATTTGTTAGTTGCCATGCTCGCGCGTGCCTGTGGCCTCTTGCATCAGCAGACTGGAACTAAGTTGCCGGAAATTCGCTTTTTAGTACCTTTTAGTTCGCGTGCAGCCTCTGAGCAGTATGCTTTGGGAAACCGCCTTTCAGGTGTAGCTGTGCCAATTAAACTCGACACTTTAGAAATCCCAGCATTAATTTCCAAAGTGTCGCGAGAAATCTCTGATCTAATGCAAAGCGGGGCACAGGGGGCCTATTTTGTTGTTGGCGAAATGGTTTCGAGAATTCCAAGTCTCAGGTTCCAACGTTTTCTCTGTGAGTTGCAAGCCAGACGCACGCATTTTATTTGTACAAATGTGCCGATTTCGGCGGCAAGCCCGCTTTATTTGGGCAACACCACGGTGAGTGCAACCTATGGCTTGCCGGCTTTAATGCGCGGACAGGGCATTGCTGTCGGCTTGATCACTTATAACCATAAGCTTGGCCTCTCAATTGTTTATGACCCAGCTATTACCTCGCAAGCAGAAACCCTGGCAGAGATTTTCCTGGCTGAACTTGAGAAATTGGCAATTACATTTATCCAGCTCGATTCAGCTGGCATCCAACCTTTGCAGAGGTTGTCAGCGACTTAA